A stretch of the Comamonas testosteroni TK102 genome encodes the following:
- a CDS encoding arsenic transporter — protein sequence MLTAILIFIFTLTLVIWQPRGLGIGWSASIGAGIALLLGVVHLADIPVVWHIVWNATATFVAVIIISLLLDEAGFFEWAALHFARWGGGSGVKLFAFIVLLGAAVSALFANDGAALILTPIVMAMLVALGFSTAATLAFVMAAGFIADTASLPLIVSNLVNIVSADFFKIGFNDYASVMVPVNIASVLASLGVLLLFFRRDIPATYDVAQLKSPSAAIKDLATFQAGWVVLVLLLVGFFALEPLGVPVSAVAAVGAAILLAVAARGHVISTRKVLHGAPWQIVVFSLGMYLVVYGLRNAGLTDYIAMLLNQFAAGGVWTASLGTGVLSAVLSSIMNNMPTVLIGALSIDASTATGAVKEAMVYANVIGCDLGPKITPIGSLATLLWLHVLAKKGTTIGWGYYFKVGAVLTMPVLLITLAALALRLSVAS from the coding sequence ATGTTGACGGCCATCCTGATTTTCATTTTCACCTTGACGCTGGTCATCTGGCAGCCGCGCGGCCTTGGCATTGGCTGGAGCGCCTCTATTGGGGCAGGTATCGCACTGTTGCTGGGAGTCGTGCACTTAGCTGATATTCCAGTGGTCTGGCATATCGTCTGGAATGCCACGGCTACCTTTGTCGCCGTCATCATCATCAGCCTTCTGCTCGATGAGGCCGGTTTCTTCGAGTGGGCTGCATTGCACTTTGCCCGCTGGGGTGGCGGCAGCGGAGTCAAACTGTTTGCCTTCATCGTGCTGCTGGGTGCTGCCGTTTCGGCCCTGTTCGCCAATGACGGAGCCGCCTTGATTCTCACGCCCATCGTGATGGCCATGCTGGTGGCACTGGGCTTCTCTACGGCGGCAACGCTAGCGTTCGTAATGGCCGCCGGGTTTATTGCCGACACTGCGAGCTTGCCGCTGATCGTCTCCAATCTGGTGAATATTGTCTCCGCCGATTTTTTCAAGATCGGCTTCAATGACTACGCATCGGTGATGGTTCCCGTCAATATTGCCTCGGTCCTGGCGAGCTTGGGTGTATTGCTGCTGTTTTTCCGACGCGATATTCCTGCCACTTACGACGTGGCCCAGCTCAAGTCGCCATCGGCTGCAATCAAGGATCTGGCCACCTTCCAGGCTGGCTGGGTCGTGTTGGTCTTGCTGCTGGTCGGCTTCTTCGCGCTGGAGCCCCTGGGCGTCCCTGTCAGCGCCGTGGCCGCCGTGGGGGCTGCGATCTTGCTGGCGGTGGCTGCGCGTGGTCATGTCATCAGCACCAGGAAAGTACTTCATGGTGCTCCGTGGCAGATCGTGGTGTTCTCGCTGGGGATGTATCTGGTGGTCTATGGGCTGCGCAACGCGGGCCTTACGGATTACATCGCCATGTTGCTGAACCAGTTTGCAGCCGGTGGCGTGTGGACCGCTTCACTGGGCACAGGCGTGCTGTCTGCGGTGCTGTCTTCCATCATGAACAACATGCCCACGGTCCTGATCGGAGCCTTGTCCATCGATGCATCCACGGCCACAGGGGCAGTCAAGGAAGCCATGGTGTACGCCAATGTGATTGGCTGCGATCTGGGTCCCAAGATCACGCCGATTGGCAGCCTGGCCACGCTCCTTTGGCTGCATGTGCTCGCCAAGAAAGGCACAACGATTGGCTGGGGCTACTACTTCAAAGTCGGTGCGGTGCTGACCATGCCCGTGCTGCTCATTACCCTCGCAGCGCTGGCTTTGCGGCTCAGCGTGGCGTCATGA
- a CDS encoding ArsR/SmtB family transcription factor, with translation MQEAKVIRSLSALAHEARLRVFRALVVAGPEGLTPSALAERLGIAPNALSFHLKELFHADLVTQERQGRNVLYRAAFPVMNDLLAYLTENCCQGAVCTDDAVASCEC, from the coding sequence ATGCAAGAAGCAAAAGTCATTCGCTCACTCTCCGCTCTGGCCCATGAGGCCCGATTGCGCGTATTTCGCGCCCTTGTTGTGGCTGGACCTGAAGGCCTGACACCTAGTGCCTTAGCTGAGCGGCTCGGCATCGCGCCGAACGCGCTGTCCTTTCATTTGAAAGAGCTGTTTCATGCCGACCTGGTCACCCAGGAGCGGCAGGGCCGAAACGTGCTCTATCGCGCGGCCTTTCCCGTGATGAACGATCTGTTGGCATATCTCACCGAGAACTGCTGCCAGGGCGCGGTTTGTACCGATGACGCCGTTGCGTCGTGCGAGTGCTAA
- a CDS encoding heavy metal response regulator transcription factor: MRILIVEDEPKTGEYLRQGLTEAGYIADLVPNGSDGLHLALQGEYSLVILDVMLPGLNGWQVLQSLRDRGLHMPVLFLTARDHVEDRVKGLELGADDYLVKPFSFAELLARVRIILRRGHPANEGTTLTVADLELDLLRRRVSRNGKRVDLTAKEFGLLELLMRRHGEVLPRSLIASQVWDMNFDSDTNVIEVAMRRLRAKIDEGHSIKLIQTVRGMGYVLEVPEEE; the protein is encoded by the coding sequence ATGAGGATTTTGATTGTCGAAGATGAGCCTAAAACAGGTGAGTACCTGCGCCAAGGACTGACCGAGGCTGGCTACATTGCTGACCTCGTCCCAAATGGCTCAGACGGCTTACATCTGGCTCTGCAAGGTGAATACTCCTTGGTGATCTTGGATGTCATGCTGCCGGGCCTCAATGGTTGGCAGGTGCTCCAGTCTCTGCGTGATCGGGGACTACATATGCCGGTCCTGTTTCTTACTGCACGGGACCATGTCGAGGACCGTGTCAAAGGACTAGAGCTCGGCGCTGATGATTACCTGGTAAAGCCGTTTTCTTTCGCAGAGCTACTCGCCAGAGTTCGCATTATTCTTAGACGTGGACATCCGGCCAATGAAGGTACTACTCTGACTGTTGCAGATCTCGAGCTAGACCTGCTGCGTCGCCGCGTATCTCGCAACGGCAAACGTGTTGACCTCACAGCCAAAGAGTTCGGACTCTTGGAGTTGCTGATGCGCCGACATGGTGAAGTGCTGCCACGTTCATTGATCGCATCGCAGGTATGGGACATGAATTTCGACAGCGACACCAACGTCATTGAGGTGGCCATGCGCCGTCTGCGGGCAAAAATTGACGAAGGCCACTCGATCAAACTGATCCAGACCGTACGAGGAATGGGCTATGTGCTTGAAGTCCCCGAGGAGGAATAG
- the copD gene encoding copper homeostasis membrane protein CopD gives MAEDWFTIVLRLALYLDMAAAFGVAVFGVYALGHDERSLAIARRYRVCVGVCAVIGIGLSVIGMTVLAKAMSGAQTYSELSTHIFEMLITGTHMGLAWCIRILALALCILIALVKFNPTFRFVAMSVSSGVALATLAWAGHGAMDDGMRGYIHLASDISHLWAAGAWVGALLAFLILATSRANATQDTVAILSRTSNGFAHVGTLIVFVLAASGVVNYVLIAGPSLDPLVSTLYGQLLLGKLVLVLGMLALAAANRFRLSPSLEASLGSGNRAQAVAKLRQSLFMETTLAVLVLASVAWLGILSPKGI, from the coding sequence ATGGCCGAGGATTGGTTCACCATCGTTTTGCGCCTCGCGCTTTATCTGGACATGGCTGCAGCTTTTGGCGTCGCCGTGTTCGGCGTCTATGCCCTTGGCCATGACGAGCGATCCTTGGCAATTGCGCGTCGCTATCGCGTTTGCGTTGGTGTATGTGCAGTAATCGGGATTGGACTGTCAGTGATTGGCATGACAGTCCTTGCCAAGGCCATGTCCGGTGCGCAAACTTACTCCGAGTTGTCAACGCATATCTTCGAGATGCTCATCACCGGCACTCACATGGGCCTTGCTTGGTGCATTCGTATTCTTGCGCTAGCGCTTTGCATCTTGATTGCCCTAGTGAAGTTCAATCCAACGTTTCGCTTCGTTGCCATGTCCGTATCTAGCGGTGTAGCGCTGGCGACACTGGCCTGGGCTGGTCATGGAGCGATGGACGACGGAATGCGTGGATACATCCACCTTGCTTCAGACATCTCCCACCTCTGGGCAGCAGGTGCATGGGTCGGCGCGTTGCTTGCTTTTTTGATCTTAGCCACAAGTAGGGCAAATGCGACACAGGACACTGTCGCCATATTGAGCCGCACATCAAACGGCTTTGCCCATGTCGGAACGCTGATCGTTTTCGTTCTTGCGGCCAGTGGTGTAGTCAACTATGTATTGATCGCAGGGCCTTCGCTTGATCCGCTTGTTTCGACACTCTATGGTCAGTTGCTGCTAGGCAAGCTAGTGCTGGTTCTCGGAATGCTTGCTTTGGCAGCTGCAAATCGGTTCCGGCTTAGTCCAAGTCTGGAGGCATCATTGGGCTCAGGGAATCGCGCGCAAGCAGTCGCTAAGCTACGCCAGAGCCTGTTCATGGAGACAACACTTGCAGTTCTGGTTTTGGCGAGTGTGGCTTGGCTAGGGATTCTTTCCCCAAAAGGAATTTGA
- a CDS encoding copper resistance protein B: MSKALPIRALSTALLALVSIAAQAQSDHSSHGQANMQMEAPASPATTAADPHAGHGAMTGSAASGPAMDHGSMQMQGGSAPPDARDPHGYSNGLTLGSGDYAVPGVPRLMLADEHTFASLRGETLERRFSRRGDDSTAYDLQAWYGTSYNKAVLKAEGDVAKGKLEESRTELLWSRAATTYWDTQLGLRLDNGVGPSRQWLAFGVQGLAPYWFELEATAYVGSGGRTALRLNASYELLLTQRLILEPRAEMQFYGKDDPERHIGKGLAEASAGLRLRYEFSRQFAPYIGVERAGSFGRTADLVRADGGRAQQTRWVAGVRFWF, translated from the coding sequence ATGTCCAAAGCACTCCCTATTCGTGCATTGTCCACTGCGCTCCTCGCTCTGGTGAGTATTGCGGCCCAGGCGCAAAGCGACCATTCATCGCATGGCCAAGCGAATATGCAAATGGAAGCACCGGCAAGCCCTGCCACAACTGCAGCTGATCCACATGCAGGTCATGGTGCTATGACTGGCAGCGCTGCAAGCGGCCCTGCGATGGATCACGGCAGCATGCAGATGCAAGGGGGATCCGCACCTCCAGATGCTCGCGACCCACATGGGTATTCCAATGGGTTGACCTTGGGATCGGGCGATTACGCGGTGCCTGGCGTCCCGCGCTTGATGCTTGCGGACGAGCATACCTTTGCCTCGCTGCGTGGTGAGACCCTGGAACGCCGTTTTTCACGCAGAGGTGATGATTCAACGGCCTATGACTTGCAAGCATGGTACGGGACCTCATACAACAAAGCTGTCTTGAAGGCAGAAGGTGACGTCGCCAAAGGAAAGCTCGAAGAGTCTCGCACCGAACTGCTATGGAGCCGTGCTGCCACAACCTATTGGGATACACAGCTTGGTCTGCGCTTAGACAACGGCGTGGGACCTAGCCGTCAATGGCTGGCATTTGGTGTACAGGGCCTAGCCCCTTACTGGTTCGAGCTGGAGGCCACAGCCTATGTTGGCAGTGGCGGCAGAACTGCGCTTCGCCTAAATGCAAGCTACGAACTATTGCTGACTCAGCGCCTGATCCTTGAGCCTAGAGCTGAAATGCAGTTTTACGGCAAGGATGATCCAGAGCGCCACATCGGCAAGGGCCTAGCCGAAGCATCTGCGGGCTTGCGACTGCGCTACGAGTTCAGCCGTCAGTTCGCTCCATATATCGGCGTCGAACGTGCGGGCAGTTTCGGGCGAACCGCAGATCTCGTTCGTGCAGACGGCGGCCGTGCTCAACAAACACGATGGGTGGCCGGTGTCCGCTTCTGGTTCTAG
- the copC gene encoding copper homeostasis periplasmic binding protein CopC — protein sequence MNRSTLVAKFIAPIAATLFASAAFAHPSLVSSSPADKSQVAAPATIELKFSETLVPQFSAANLIMTGMPGMPNHGAMKVSASVSGASDGKTMVITPAQALQPGAYRVDWRAVSSDTHPINGNVTFQVK from the coding sequence ATGAACCGCTCAACCCTGGTCGCTAAGTTCATCGCGCCAATTGCCGCAACACTGTTCGCTTCCGCAGCATTTGCACATCCTTCGTTAGTTTCCTCCTCTCCTGCGGATAAGTCGCAGGTTGCTGCACCTGCAACGATTGAGCTGAAGTTCTCGGAAACGCTGGTTCCTCAGTTCTCGGCTGCGAACTTGATCATGACGGGCATGCCCGGGATGCCGAACCACGGTGCAATGAAGGTCAGCGCAAGCGTCTCTGGCGCTAGCGATGGCAAAACCATGGTCATTACTCCTGCGCAAGCACTTCAACCCGGTGCCTATCGCGTGGATTGGCGTGCCGTGTCTTCGGACACACACCCGATCAATGGCAATGTCACATTTCAGGTGAAGTAA
- a CDS encoding arsenate reductase ArsC — MSDNKAPLNVLFLCTHNSARSILAEALLNDMGQGRFKAYSAGSSPCENQQPNPLGLQVLQKAGVSVEGLRSKSWDEFAVPGAPHMDLIITVCDNAAGEVCPFWPGHPATAHWGYPDPSEGEASDEAKLEAFRQTMHMIRRRLELLVNLPAQKLEQAVLQSTARELSSH; from the coding sequence ATGTCTGACAACAAAGCTCCCCTGAACGTCCTGTTCCTGTGCACCCACAATTCGGCACGCAGCATCTTGGCTGAGGCCTTGCTCAACGATATGGGCCAAGGCCGTTTTAAAGCCTATTCGGCGGGCAGCAGCCCCTGCGAGAATCAGCAACCCAATCCGCTTGGGCTGCAGGTGCTGCAAAAGGCCGGTGTCTCGGTCGAGGGCTTGCGCAGCAAGAGCTGGGACGAATTTGCTGTGCCTGGTGCGCCGCATATGGATCTGATCATCACCGTATGCGACAACGCGGCTGGTGAAGTGTGTCCGTTTTGGCCTGGTCATCCCGCCACAGCGCATTGGGGCTACCCGGACCCCTCGGAAGGCGAGGCCTCTGACGAAGCAAAGCTGGAAGCCTTCCGGCAGACGATGCACATGATTCGTCGTCGCCTGGAGCTATTGGTGAACCTGCCAGCGCAAAAGCTGGAGCAGGCAGTACTCCAGTCCACGGCGCGTGAACTCTCTTCGCACTAA
- a CDS encoding heavy metal translocating P-type ATPase, translating into MTEAEPLKDPVCGMTVSLQSPHQIVHEGRTYRFCSADCQQKFAHAPAQFISSSGQADHAVEGSVYVCPMHPEVHQDHPGRCPKCQMHLVPEAQLLSSHEHAHVAASHSDQKSFDDSGVVPAGAIYTCPMHPEVRQDHPGNCPKCGMTLEPLIPVGEEDNSELQDFQRRFWWTLPLTLIVTTLAMFGHKFGWFTMQTQTWVELTLSLPVVLWTGWPFFVRGWQSIIHRSPNMWTLISLGSGAAFVYSLVATLAPGVFPDSFVSMGRVAVYFEAAVVIISLTMLGQIIELKARSQTSAAIKSLLSLAPKTARRINADGSEEDVPLSHVHVGDLLRVRPGEKVPVDGIVTEGQSAVDESMLTGEPIPVTKRVDDKLIGATLNTSGALVMRSEKVGTATMLSQIVQMVASAQRSKAPMQRMADVVAGKFVLVVVLVAVVTFFVWGIFGPEPSWVFGLINAVAVLIIACPCALGLATPMSVMVATGRAAEQGVLFRDAGAIEKMREVDTLIVDKTGTLTEGRPAFDKAIPTADFTADEVLRLAASLDQGSEHPLADAIVRAAREQGLQLAKPVDFDSASGIGVRGTVEGRRLALGNTTLMAQEGVSVSSLQADGERLRGEGASIMHLAADGKFAGILAVTDPIKASTLDAIQTLHASGLRIVMATGDGLTTARAVGAKLGIDEVHGEVKPADKLALVERLQSEGHVIAMAGDGINDAPALAKADVGVAMGTGTDVAMNSGQITLVKGDLRGIAQSREISTDTVRNMRQNLLFAFIYNGIGVPIAAGVLYPFTGWLLSPMIAALAMSLSSASVIFNALRLSKSNRLN; encoded by the coding sequence ATGACTGAGGCTGAGCCTTTGAAGGATCCTGTTTGCGGCATGACTGTCTCTCTACAGTCGCCTCATCAGATAGTTCACGAGGGACGGACCTATCGCTTCTGTAGTGCCGATTGCCAGCAAAAATTTGCTCATGCCCCTGCGCAATTCATATCGAGTAGCGGGCAGGCGGATCACGCAGTAGAGGGCTCAGTCTATGTATGCCCAATGCATCCTGAAGTCCATCAAGATCATCCGGGGCGTTGTCCTAAATGCCAAATGCATTTAGTGCCTGAGGCCCAGTTGCTCAGCTCGCACGAACATGCTCATGTGGCTGCAAGTCATTCAGATCAGAAATCGTTTGATGACTCGGGCGTGGTTCCCGCCGGAGCGATCTATACCTGCCCGATGCATCCGGAGGTCCGGCAAGATCATCCCGGAAACTGCCCTAAATGCGGAATGACTCTGGAGCCACTGATCCCGGTTGGAGAAGAGGACAACAGCGAGTTGCAAGACTTTCAACGGCGATTCTGGTGGACGCTACCACTCACCCTGATTGTTACCACTCTGGCCATGTTCGGACACAAGTTCGGCTGGTTCACTATGCAGACCCAAACATGGGTCGAGTTGACTCTTTCCCTGCCCGTGGTGCTATGGACGGGCTGGCCCTTTTTTGTTCGAGGCTGGCAGTCAATCATCCACCGCAGTCCGAACATGTGGACGTTGATCAGCTTGGGATCGGGAGCCGCCTTTGTCTACAGCCTCGTAGCGACGCTGGCACCTGGTGTGTTTCCCGACTCGTTCGTATCCATGGGCCGTGTAGCTGTTTATTTCGAGGCAGCGGTGGTCATCATTTCTTTGACCATGTTGGGGCAGATCATTGAGCTGAAGGCTCGCTCTCAGACCTCGGCCGCTATCAAATCATTGCTTAGCCTAGCTCCTAAGACGGCAAGGCGTATCAATGCAGATGGCAGTGAGGAAGATGTTCCCCTCAGCCACGTGCATGTCGGAGACCTGCTGCGCGTACGTCCAGGCGAGAAAGTACCCGTGGATGGCATTGTCACGGAAGGTCAAAGCGCCGTTGATGAATCGATGCTCACGGGCGAGCCAATACCTGTGACAAAGCGCGTTGACGACAAACTGATCGGCGCCACACTCAATACGAGTGGAGCTCTGGTCATGAGGTCAGAAAAGGTGGGCACTGCCACCATGCTCTCCCAGATAGTTCAGATGGTTGCATCGGCCCAACGGTCTAAGGCACCGATGCAGCGAATGGCCGACGTAGTGGCTGGAAAGTTCGTTCTGGTTGTCGTGCTAGTTGCTGTAGTGACCTTCTTCGTCTGGGGAATTTTTGGCCCAGAGCCCAGTTGGGTGTTTGGGTTGATCAATGCCGTCGCGGTACTCATCATCGCCTGCCCATGTGCGCTAGGTTTGGCCACACCCATGTCAGTAATGGTGGCCACAGGGCGCGCTGCAGAGCAAGGCGTTTTGTTCCGTGACGCGGGCGCCATAGAAAAAATGCGTGAAGTGGATACGCTCATCGTAGATAAAACGGGCACCCTTACAGAAGGTCGGCCTGCGTTCGATAAAGCGATTCCTACTGCAGATTTCACCGCTGACGAAGTTTTGAGGCTTGCCGCTAGCTTGGATCAGGGTAGCGAGCATCCGCTTGCGGATGCCATCGTCCGAGCTGCACGTGAACAAGGCTTGCAACTCGCTAAACCAGTGGACTTCGATTCCGCCAGCGGTATTGGTGTACGTGGAACCGTTGAGGGGCGGCGCTTGGCATTAGGCAACACCACATTGATGGCTCAAGAAGGCGTTTCTGTATCTTCCTTGCAAGCGGACGGAGAACGCCTGCGAGGAGAGGGCGCAAGCATCATGCATTTAGCGGCTGATGGGAAGTTCGCGGGCATTCTGGCGGTAACAGACCCTATCAAAGCTAGCACTCTGGATGCCATCCAAACGCTTCATGCAAGCGGCTTGCGAATTGTCATGGCGACCGGAGATGGCTTGACTACAGCTAGGGCTGTCGGTGCCAAGCTTGGTATTGATGAAGTACATGGCGAAGTGAAGCCCGCTGACAAGCTTGCTCTCGTGGAGCGATTGCAAAGTGAAGGCCATGTGATTGCCATGGCTGGTGACGGTATCAACGATGCGCCGGCCTTGGCAAAAGCTGATGTAGGTGTAGCCATGGGAACAGGGACCGACGTAGCAATGAACAGCGGTCAGATCACGCTGGTCAAGGGTGATTTGCGTGGCATTGCCCAGTCGCGTGAAATCTCAACTGACACAGTGCGCAACATGCGGCAGAACTTACTATTTGCCTTTATATACAACGGAATTGGTGTGCCGATTGCTGCGGGAGTTCTGTACCCGTTCACTGGGTGGCTTCTTTCGCCAATGATCGCAGCGTTAGCAATGAGCTTAAGTTCAGCATCTGTGATCTTCAACGCGCTGCGGTTGAGTAAGTCGAATCGCCTCAACTGA
- a CDS encoding copper resistance system multicopper oxidase, giving the protein MPRHSPFFVTPTQGFSRRRFVQGLAAGGVLAGLSTQSLMAFAQQSSTVRGAAPVLKGNEFDLVIAESAVNFTGKPGMATTINGSLPAPTLRWREGETVTIRVTNKLREATSIHWHGIILPYQMDGVPGISFAGIPPGETFTYRFKVQQSGSYWYHSHSGMQELTGMYGAIIIDPAGPETIRADRDHVVLFSDWTDEDPMRVFAKLKVQGDYYNYNQPTVFDFFRDASRDGVSAALDKRKMWNEMRMNPTDLADLSSATLTYLANGVTPAGNWTALFRPGERVRLRMVNGAGNTFYDVRIPGLKLTVVHVDGVDVEPVTVDEFRFGPGETIDVIVEPRDDAYTIFAQSMDRTGYARATLAVREGLQAPVPALDPVEWLGMSDMMGAMSHGSSGADMDMTGMSGMTGMSGMTGMAGMAGMSGAMAGMDHGAMAGMNHGGMAMDHSQHAKPAGSLAVPSTTARHARTEYGARTDMRVDMARTNLDDPGIGLRNNGRRVLTLADLHTPSGPMDSRGPGREVELHLTGNMERYSWSLDGLEFGQSTPVHFRHGERLRVILHNDTMMTHPMHLHGMWSELESPDGRFLARRHTLPVQPAQRISFLVTADALGRWAWHCHLMFHMDAGMFREVVVS; this is encoded by the coding sequence ATGCCGCGTCATTCGCCATTTTTTGTCACTCCCACTCAAGGGTTCTCTCGTCGGCGCTTCGTTCAGGGGCTGGCCGCAGGAGGCGTTCTGGCGGGCCTGTCAACGCAGTCGCTCATGGCATTCGCACAGCAGAGCTCCACAGTCCGCGGGGCCGCTCCGGTGCTGAAGGGTAACGAGTTCGATTTGGTGATCGCCGAGTCCGCAGTGAACTTTACGGGCAAGCCTGGCATGGCGACCACGATCAATGGATCGCTTCCTGCTCCAACCCTGCGCTGGCGAGAGGGTGAGACGGTGACGATTCGCGTCACTAACAAGCTTCGCGAGGCCACTTCTATTCATTGGCACGGCATTATCTTGCCCTACCAGATGGATGGAGTTCCAGGCATCAGCTTTGCGGGCATTCCTCCTGGAGAGACGTTTACCTACCGCTTCAAGGTTCAGCAAAGCGGTTCCTACTGGTATCACTCACATTCAGGCATGCAGGAACTCACCGGCATGTATGGAGCGATCATCATTGATCCCGCAGGACCTGAGACTATCCGTGCAGATCGTGACCATGTCGTGCTCTTCTCTGACTGGACTGACGAAGACCCCATGCGCGTTTTCGCAAAGCTCAAGGTTCAGGGCGACTACTACAACTACAACCAGCCCACGGTCTTTGATTTCTTCCGTGATGCATCGCGTGATGGCGTGTCAGCGGCATTAGACAAGCGCAAGATGTGGAACGAGATGCGCATGAATCCAACGGATTTAGCCGACCTCTCTTCTGCGACCCTGACCTACCTCGCAAATGGCGTCACACCTGCAGGCAATTGGACTGCTCTTTTCCGTCCGGGCGAGCGTGTCCGGCTGCGCATGGTCAACGGCGCGGGCAATACCTTCTATGACGTACGTATACCGGGCCTGAAGCTCACGGTGGTGCATGTTGACGGTGTCGACGTAGAGCCTGTGACTGTCGATGAATTCCGATTCGGCCCTGGCGAAACCATAGACGTGATTGTCGAGCCACGTGATGACGCCTATACGATTTTTGCCCAGTCGATGGACCGAACAGGCTACGCACGCGCTACGTTAGCAGTGCGCGAAGGCCTGCAGGCTCCAGTCCCCGCACTCGATCCCGTCGAATGGCTGGGTATGAGCGACATGATGGGCGCCATGAGCCATGGCAGTTCTGGAGCCGACATGGACATGACCGGCATGTCTGGGATGACCGGCATGTCTGGGATGACGGGTATGGCCGGGATGGCTGGTATGTCGGGGGCAATGGCCGGCATGGATCATGGTGCGATGGCCGGCATGAATCACGGTGGTATGGCGATGGACCATAGTCAGCATGCCAAGCCTGCTGGGAGCTTGGCAGTGCCCAGCACCACCGCACGCCATGCTCGCACTGAATATGGCGCAAGAACAGATATGCGAGTCGATATGGCCCGCACCAATCTTGACGATCCCGGTATCGGTCTGCGCAATAACGGCAGACGGGTGCTGACCTTGGCAGATCTGCATACACCTTCAGGTCCGATGGACTCGCGCGGTCCTGGACGAGAGGTGGAGTTGCACCTGACGGGGAATATGGAGCGATATTCCTGGTCTCTTGATGGATTGGAGTTCGGGCAATCAACGCCTGTTCACTTCCGTCACGGCGAGCGTTTGCGAGTCATCCTGCACAACGACACGATGATGACTCACCCTATGCACTTGCATGGGATGTGGAGTGAACTGGAGAGCCCTGATGGTCGATTCCTCGCCCGTCGACACACCTTGCCAGTACAGCCTGCACAACGCATCAGCTTCTTGGTGACGGCAGATGCTCTGGGGCGCTGGGCATGGCATTGCCACCTGATGTTCCACATGGATGCAGGCATGTTCCGCGAAGTCGTAGTGTCTTGA